Proteins found in one Zea mays cultivar B73 chromosome 1, Zm-B73-REFERENCE-NAM-5.0, whole genome shotgun sequence genomic segment:
- the LOC103649430 gene encoding uncharacterized protein yields the protein MDKKQQILVYTAASHMLLSMMAMVIQSRKRKRCESVETITYAPIEGRDRMRIEYLNNKIWKNDVTCVSMLRLNRASFFRFCKLFRDRGLLQDTIHLCVEQQVAMFLNTVGHNIRNRLVGTNFDRSGETVSRYFNKVLHAIGELRKEFIRPPSTSTPAKIAGNPRWDPYFKDCIGAIDGTHVRASVPKHMEASFRGRKSYATQNVMAAVDFNLRFTFVLAGWEGTAHDALVLRDALERDNGLRVPEGKFYLVDAGYGAKPGFMPPFRGVRYHLNEWGNNPVQNEKELFNHRHSSLRVSVERAFGSLKRRFKILDDATPFFPFSTQVEAVVACCIIHNWVIQDGGDDFIIPESEELPTINHQTSSHGQAIEHGIMETSGAKAGGGLCQWTPTQSTFVLTFLSNIVADGTKTSTGFKKVHLNACAKALNDHFKIIRTGDQVANHLKTWKKKYIRINYLKNLSAALWDENEFIVSLDHEHYKEHMADPKNKADDEYLNKHLSYYGFLATIFGNSVATGQYAKSSNDPLGNDGVNNGADGNAESGGMNHGIDKSVVNDDASSSAKPAKRAKTIDDSRRKTDCLVEAFDRGSERLTKAIEKASNALPDGLFEAVDSLPGFQLNHKSRYYQYLVRHPNDAHAFINLPFDWKLSWFSNFVGENF from the exons ATGGATAAGAAGCAACAAATTTTAGTTTACACAGCTGCATCCCATATGTTGCTTTCAATGATGGCCATGGTTATTCAATCTAGAAAAAGAAAGCGTTGTGAATCTGTAGAAACAATTACATATGCTCCAATTGAGGGGAGAGATAGAATGAGAATTGAATATCTTAATAATAAGATATGGAAAAATGATGTAACTTGTGTTAGTATGCTTAGACTCAATAGAGCATCCTTCTTCCGATTTTGTAAATTATTTAGGGATCGTGGCCTTTTGCAAGACACCATACATTTATGTGTTGAGCAGCAGGTTGCGATGTTTTTAAATACTGTGGGCCACAATATTAGGAATAGGTTAGTTGGCACCAATTTTGATAGGTCCGGTGAAACTGTTAGTCGCTATTTCAACAAAGTACTTCACGCTATTGGAGAGCTACGAAAGGAGTTTATTAGGCCACCATCTACATCAACTCCAGCTAAAATTGCAGGGAACCCAAGATGGGATCCTTACTTTAAG GATTGTATTGGTGCAATAGATGGCACACATGTGCGAGCATCTGTTCCTAAACACATGGAGGCTTCCTTTCGTGGTAGAAAGAGTTATGCTACTCAAAATGTCATGGCAGCAGTAGATTTTAATCTTCGATTCACATTTGTCTTGGCCGGTTGGGAGGGGACAGCTCATGATGCACTAGTGTTACGTGATGCGTTAGAAAGAGACAATGGTCTTCGTGTGCCTGAAG GCAAGTTCTACTTAGTCGATGCCGGATATGGAGCCAAACCTGGATTTATGCCCCCTTTTCGTGGAGTACGATACCACTTGAACGAGTGGGGAAATAATCCCgtgcaaaatgagaaagaattATTCAATCATAGACATTCATCTCTAAGAGTTTCAGTAGAGCGGGCATTTGGTTCATTGAAGAGAAGATTTAAAATTCTTGATGATGCTACACCATTCTTCCCCTTCTCTACACAAGTAGAAGCTGTGGTTGCTTGTTGTATTATTCACAATTGGGTTATACAAGATGGAGGTGACGACTTTATCATTCCTGAGAGTGAAGAATTACCTACCATTAATCATCAAACATCTTCACATGGACAAGCAATAGAACATGGCATTATG GAGACAAGTGGTGCAAAAGCTGGTGGTGGACTATGTCAATGGACACCAACTCAATCCACATTTGTTCTCACCTTTCTTAGCAACATTGTTGCTGATGGCACTAAAACCTCCACTGGCTTCAAGAAAGTTCATCTCAATGCTTGTGCTAAGGCTCTCAACGACCATTTTAAGATCATAAGGACAGGCGATCAAGTTGCTAATCACTTGAAGACATGGAAGAAGAAGTACATTAGGATCAACTACCTTAAGAATTTGAGTGCTGCTCTTTGGGATGAAAATGAATTCATTGTTTCTCTTGATCACGAGCACTACAAAGAACATATGGCG GACCCAAAAAACAAGGCTGATGATGAATATTTGAACAAGCATCTTTCATACTATGGTTTTCTAGCTACAATCTTTGGCAATAGTGTTGCTACCGGTCAGTATGCAAAGAGCTCTAATGACCCACTTGGGAATGATGGGGTGAACAATGGTGCTGATGGCAATGCAGAAAGTGGGGGGATGAATCATGGGATTGATAAAAGTGTTGTCAATGATGATGCATCTTCATCAGCTAAACCAGCTAAGAGAGCTAAGACTATTGATGATAGCAGAAGAAAGACTGATTGCTTGGTTGAAGCATTTGATCGTGGTAGCGAAAGGCTAACAAAGGCAATTGAGAAAGCAAGCAATGCTTTGCCAGATGGTTTGTTTGAAGCGGTGGACAGTCTCCCAGGTTTTCAGCTTAACCACAAGTCTCGATACTATCAGTACTTGGTTAGGCATCCTAATGATGCTCATGCTTTCATTAATCTACCATTCGATTGGAAGTTATCGTGGTTTTCAAATTTCGTTGGTGAGAATTTTTAG
- the LOC103631710 gene encoding xyloglucan galactosyltransferase KATAMARI1 homolog isoform X1: protein MHLNVANSIIQLLIKSSKKAHGRARSSRRAVEAKGMEKAAANALPPLRFLAVLAVTAWTFFLYFHFSVLSGSTVEVSHGDDGGADPCRGRYIYMHDLPPRFNADIIRNCRKTEDHWGDMCGALSNAGLGRPLADRTDGVLRSEAGWYATHQFALDAIFHNRMKQYECLTNRSAAAAAVFVPFYAGFDFVRYHWGYDNAARDAASVDLARWLMARPEWRRMGGRDHFLVAGRTGWDFRRSNNVDPDWGNDLLVMPAGRNMSVLVLESAMLHGGDYPVPYPTYFHPRSDADVARWQDRVRGQRRTWLMAFVGAPRPDVPINIRVRDHVIAQCTASSACTMLGCARATGSTQCHTPGNIMRLFKKTTFCLQPPGDTCTRRSAFDSMVAGCIPVFFHPGSAYKQYRWHLPRDDHLRYSVYIPDADVRERNVSIEAVLRAIPPAAVQRMREEVVRLIPRVLYADPRSKLETVKDAVDVAVEGVLDTVARIRNGEYVDSGGPVTEDPPNLFASTESRFRPAQADR from the exons ATGCACCTTAACGTGGCTAACTCCATCATACAACTT CTGATCAAATCGTCAAAGAAAGCTCACGGTCGGGCTCGGTCGTCGCGCCGGGCTGTCGAAGCGAAGGGGATGGAGAAGGCCGCGGCGAACGCGTTGCCGCCGCTGCGGTTCCTCGCCGTTCTGGCCGTGACAGCGTGGACCTTCTTCCTCTACTTCCATTTCTCCGTGCTCAGCGGCAGCACGGTGGAGGTGAGCCACGGAGATGACGGCGGCGCCGATCCGTGCCGGGGGCGGTACATCTACATGCACGACCTGCCGCCACGCTTCAACGCCGACATCATCCGCAACTGCCGCAAGACCGAGGACCACTGGGGCGACATGTGCGGGGCCCTCAGCAACGCGGGCCTCGGCAGGCCGCTCGCCGACCGCACCGACGGCGTGCTCAGGAGCGAGGCCGGGTGGTACGCCACTCACCAGTTCGCGCTGGACGCCATCTTCCACAACCGGATGAAGCAGTACGAGTGCCTGACGAACCGCTCCGCCGCGGCCGCCGCCGTGTTCGTCCCGTTCTACGCCGGGTTCGACTTCGTCCGCTACCACTGGGGCTACGACAACGCCGCCAGGGACGCGGCGTCGGTGGACCTGGCCAGGTGGCTGATGGCGCGGCCCGAGTGGCGGCGCATGGGCGGCCGCGATCACTTCCTCGTCGCCGGGCGGACGGGGTGGGACTTCCGGAGGAGCAACAACGTCGACCCGGACTGGGGCAACGACCTCCTCGTCATGCCCGCCGGCCGGAACATGTCGGTGCTGGTGCTGGAGTCGGCGATGCTGCACGGCGGCGACTACCCCGTCCCGTACCCGACCTACTTCCACCCCAGGTCGGACGCCGACGTGGCCCGGTGGCAGGACCGGGTGCGCGGGCAGCGGCGGACGTGGCTGATGGCGTTCGTGGGCGCGCCGCGGCCGGACGTGCCCATCAACATCCGGGTGCGCGACCACGTGATCGCGCAGTGCACGGCGTCCAGCGCCTGCACCATGCTGGGGTGCGCGCGCGCCACCGGCAGCACCCAGTGCCACACCCCCGGCAACATCATGCGGCTGTTCAAGAAGACCACCTTCTGCCTGCAGCCGCCGGGCGACACCTGCACGCGGCGGTCGGCGTTCGACTCCATGGTGGCCGGGTGCATCCCGGTGTTCTTCCACCCGGGGTCGGCGTACAAGCAGTACCGGTGGCACCTCCCCAGGGACGACCACCTCCGGTACTCGGTGTACATCCCGGACGCCGACGTGCGGGAGCGCAACGTGAGCATCGAGGCCGTGCTCCGGGCGATCCCTCCGGCCGCGGTGCAGCGGATGCGGGAGGAGGTGGTCAGGCTCATCCCGAGGGTTCTGTACGCCGACCCCAGGTCCAAGCTGGAGACCGTCAAGGACGCGGTGGACGTCGCCGTGGAGGGGGTCCTCGACACGGTGGCGCGGATCAGGAACGGCGAGTACGTCGACAGCGGCGGGCCGGTCACCGAAGACCCTCCGAACCTTTTCGCCTCCACGGAGTCCAGGTTCCGGCCGGCGCAGGCCGATCGGTAG
- the LOC103631710 gene encoding xyloglucan galactosyltransferase KATAMARI1 homolog isoform X2, with amino-acid sequence MEKAAANALPPLRFLAVLAVTAWTFFLYFHFSVLSGSTVEVSHGDDGGADPCRGRYIYMHDLPPRFNADIIRNCRKTEDHWGDMCGALSNAGLGRPLADRTDGVLRSEAGWYATHQFALDAIFHNRMKQYECLTNRSAAAAAVFVPFYAGFDFVRYHWGYDNAARDAASVDLARWLMARPEWRRMGGRDHFLVAGRTGWDFRRSNNVDPDWGNDLLVMPAGRNMSVLVLESAMLHGGDYPVPYPTYFHPRSDADVARWQDRVRGQRRTWLMAFVGAPRPDVPINIRVRDHVIAQCTASSACTMLGCARATGSTQCHTPGNIMRLFKKTTFCLQPPGDTCTRRSAFDSMVAGCIPVFFHPGSAYKQYRWHLPRDDHLRYSVYIPDADVRERNVSIEAVLRAIPPAAVQRMREEVVRLIPRVLYADPRSKLETVKDAVDVAVEGVLDTVARIRNGEYVDSGGPVTEDPPNLFASTESRFRPAQADR; translated from the coding sequence ATGGAGAAGGCCGCGGCGAACGCGTTGCCGCCGCTGCGGTTCCTCGCCGTTCTGGCCGTGACAGCGTGGACCTTCTTCCTCTACTTCCATTTCTCCGTGCTCAGCGGCAGCACGGTGGAGGTGAGCCACGGAGATGACGGCGGCGCCGATCCGTGCCGGGGGCGGTACATCTACATGCACGACCTGCCGCCACGCTTCAACGCCGACATCATCCGCAACTGCCGCAAGACCGAGGACCACTGGGGCGACATGTGCGGGGCCCTCAGCAACGCGGGCCTCGGCAGGCCGCTCGCCGACCGCACCGACGGCGTGCTCAGGAGCGAGGCCGGGTGGTACGCCACTCACCAGTTCGCGCTGGACGCCATCTTCCACAACCGGATGAAGCAGTACGAGTGCCTGACGAACCGCTCCGCCGCGGCCGCCGCCGTGTTCGTCCCGTTCTACGCCGGGTTCGACTTCGTCCGCTACCACTGGGGCTACGACAACGCCGCCAGGGACGCGGCGTCGGTGGACCTGGCCAGGTGGCTGATGGCGCGGCCCGAGTGGCGGCGCATGGGCGGCCGCGATCACTTCCTCGTCGCCGGGCGGACGGGGTGGGACTTCCGGAGGAGCAACAACGTCGACCCGGACTGGGGCAACGACCTCCTCGTCATGCCCGCCGGCCGGAACATGTCGGTGCTGGTGCTGGAGTCGGCGATGCTGCACGGCGGCGACTACCCCGTCCCGTACCCGACCTACTTCCACCCCAGGTCGGACGCCGACGTGGCCCGGTGGCAGGACCGGGTGCGCGGGCAGCGGCGGACGTGGCTGATGGCGTTCGTGGGCGCGCCGCGGCCGGACGTGCCCATCAACATCCGGGTGCGCGACCACGTGATCGCGCAGTGCACGGCGTCCAGCGCCTGCACCATGCTGGGGTGCGCGCGCGCCACCGGCAGCACCCAGTGCCACACCCCCGGCAACATCATGCGGCTGTTCAAGAAGACCACCTTCTGCCTGCAGCCGCCGGGCGACACCTGCACGCGGCGGTCGGCGTTCGACTCCATGGTGGCCGGGTGCATCCCGGTGTTCTTCCACCCGGGGTCGGCGTACAAGCAGTACCGGTGGCACCTCCCCAGGGACGACCACCTCCGGTACTCGGTGTACATCCCGGACGCCGACGTGCGGGAGCGCAACGTGAGCATCGAGGCCGTGCTCCGGGCGATCCCTCCGGCCGCGGTGCAGCGGATGCGGGAGGAGGTGGTCAGGCTCATCCCGAGGGTTCTGTACGCCGACCCCAGGTCCAAGCTGGAGACCGTCAAGGACGCGGTGGACGTCGCCGTGGAGGGGGTCCTCGACACGGTGGCGCGGATCAGGAACGGCGAGTACGTCGACAGCGGCGGGCCGGTCACCGAAGACCCTCCGAACCTTTTCGCCTCCACGGAGTCCAGGTTCCGGCCGGCGCAGGCCGATCGGTAG